The Chamaesiphon minutus PCC 6605 DNA window ATACAAAAAGTATGTGGTTAGAAGCTATCGATCGAGTAACGATTGGGCTGACTTATTACTTCCTTTTAGTCGCAATTCCCATCTTCACCCCTGGAATTTGACGAACTCGATCCATCACTGCAACTACTTGTCCGTGACCGACTTTTTCATCCGCATTAATCACTACCAGTGCCCCCTCATTTTTAGCCCCCAGTGCCTCAATTTTGGGCGTTAAGGTGGCTAAATCTGTCGGTTGACGGTTGAGGGAGATCGCACCTTGTGGATCGATTGTCACGACTATTTTAGTTTGGTCTTGACTTTTGCCAGAACTCGCACCAGGGAGATTGACTGGCAATCCTTCAGTCCGGCTGAGGAGTAAAGATGTCATCACAAAAAAGGTTAAAATCGCGAAAATTACATCCATCAGAGGCACGATATTGACTTCGGGGGCACGGTCTTCTGCATCAGTTAGTAAGCGCATAATTTCTTATTAAGTAATAATTAATGAGTAATAAGTTTATTTTGAGATCGAGATTAAATCCTGCTCTTCGATAAATTTATGGTTGATAAAAATAAAATCAAACCTACACTTTTCAAAATAGTAGTGACAATTTGTAAATTGCCACTACTATTTGACTACTGCTATTTGAAAAGTATCTTTAATTACTAGCCTGGTTGTTGCCAATTGCGACGGTGAATTAGTTCTAACTGACCTGTGGATTCTTGAATTTGAGACAATTGCCGTTGGTATAATGCCCGAAATAAATTTGCACATAGCGACGCAATTACTGCGACGATTACGCCTGTTGCCGTACTAATTAATGCTTCAGAAATACCACCGACGACGTTATTAGAGCCAGCACCGACGCTTTGACCAATTTTCAGGGAATCAAATGAAGCAATTAAACCCGTAACAGTACCTAAAAGTCCTAAAAGTGGAGCTAACCCGATAATGGCATCAAACACACTAATAAATCGCCGCAAAATCGGAATTTCGGCATGAGATTCACTTTCTAATGCTAACCGAAATTCGTCAGGGGTAGCATCTTTTAATCCAATTCCTGCCATAAAGATTCTGGCGATCGGTAAATCGCGTTCGCGTTCGAGTTTGTCGAAGACTAACGGCGATCTGTTCTGATATAAATCTAATATTGTCCTAATCATCGGTGTTTGTCTGCGCCCGATTTTAATCCAAAAATTTAGTCTTTCGATCGCCAGCGCAATGACTAAAATCGATCCTAATAGTAGTGGGTACATCACAAACCCACCTGCATTAAAAATTTTAATTAAATTATCCATAATTATTGCATTTTCCCTGCTTTCCAAGTTCCTTCTATTTTACTACCGTTGGCAGAAGTTAATACTCCTTTGCCTTCTCGATCGCCATTTTTAAATTCGCCAGTAAATTGTTCGCCGCCTTTATATTTACAGGTAGCTTTACCATTTAGTTCGCCATTACTAAATTCTCCTTCACAACGATTTCCCTCCGTGACAATTATACCTGTACCTGCAAATTTGCTATCTTTAAATTCTCCGGTATAACTATCGCCATTTTTGAATTTATAGGTACCAGTACCATTAAATTTTCCCGCCGCGAAATCACCGGTATAATTATCGCCACTGGCTAGAGTTAATGATCCTTTGCCACTGGGAGAACCATTAACAAAGGTACCAGTATAAACATTACCATTTTTGTACTTCCGAGTCCCTGTACCTGCAAATTGTCCGGCTTTAAATTCGCCAGTATAGGTACTCTTGTCGGCAAAAGTCATCGTACCTTTACCATCTGGCTTATCATTCGCCAAATTACCTTGATAGCTATTGCCATTTTTGTATTCGCAAGTACCAGCCCCATTGAGTTGAGTATTCGTAACTATCCCGGTACAGCGATCGCCATTTTTAAAGGTAAATGTACCTTTGCCTGCGGGAGACCCATTTTTGAATTCGCCTTGATAACCGCCACCACCAGCAGCAATATAATTCCCGATACCATTGGGTTCGCCTTTGGAAAATTCGCCTTCATAGCGATCGCCATCTGGATAGATTCTTACTCCTTTACCCTCAATTTGACCGTCTTTAAATGCGCCTTGATAACTGCCGCCAGCGGCAAATGTATACTTACCAGTTCCAGAGAATTTACCATCTTTAAATGTGCCAGTATAGGTGTCTTTACTAGCATATTGGCAAGTAGCCTGACCGTTTAAAACTCCTTTGCTAACTTCGCCCTCACATTTACTCCCATCGGGTAAGGTGATACTAGCAGCGATCGCCAGATGGGTTTGACAAATTGCTGCTGCAACTCCAATTGCACCCGTGGTTAATATTCTCAAATAATTCATATAATCTCGAAAAATCTTATCAAAAAAATTTAGATCGATCGAATTTTGTTGCTCCAATTATCGCGCTCGACTGAATCATAGTAAAATATTTGCCTTGACGACTCGTTCTAATACCTTCCCTGGAGGGCTAAATTGCATTTGTTTGACTCCATCGATCGTGACTCGATCGATCGTTGAATTGCCACTAGATTTGACGATACTCGCACTGGTGACATTGCCTTGGGGATCGATGGCGATCTTAATTCGTAATTTATCTTTGCCCCCATCGCGATCTTCTAAATCTGTCAATCCGCTAATTTCGCATCTGTTAATACATTGCAGTCCAAATGCTTTTCCACCAGCATCGCCGCTGCCATTGCCAGAATTAGGTTTTAAGCCAGCACCTGGTTCTGCTCTAGTAGCACGCCAACTATTGCCTTGAGCCACGCCGCTAGGCGCACCATTATTAGCATTATTAGGACTAGAAGTATTCCCAGCTAGTCTAGTGCCTAGTTTTCCGCCGCTAGTAGGTTTACCTGCCAATCCTGACTGGTTGTTATTTGCCCTGGCAAAATCGTTATTGGTGGGGGCATTAACTTTGCTAGGTGCGATGTTACCAAAGTTATCATCACTGGCAGTATTAGGACTAGGAGTATTCCCAGCGAGTCTAGTGCCTAGCTTTTTGCCGCTAGTAGGTTTACCTGCCAATCCTGACTGGTTGTTATTAGAACCTGCAAAGTCATCGGTGGTGGGTGTTTTAATTTTGCTCGGTGCAACTTCACCAAAGTTGTCTTCGGTGGGAGAGCTAGGATTATTTGCCGCCAATTTACTAGCTAATTTACTGCTATTAGTGGGTGTGCCAGCCAAGCCCGACTGGTTGTTATTGCTGGGGGTAATTTCTTCAGTCGGCGCATTAACTTTGCTCGGTGTCACCTGCCCAAAATCTTGCTCCTGATTCGGTGTCGGTGTATCTGTCGATCGAGTAGCCAGCTTGCGATTGGGTGAGTCAGTTGCTAACCTCGATCGAGTTTCACTGACGGGCGTTTCTGGTTGAGGCTCTGTGGCTATTTTCGGCTGTTTTGGTTGGGGAGTCGTAAAAGTAGGCGATTTTGCTACTTTTGGTTTGGGTGTTACTGGCGTTGTCGCTGGTGGTTGCTCTGGCTTGAATAGTTTGTCCGGAAATGCTGGTGGAGTTACCGCTTTTAACGGTGGTTCGACAGACTTGGGTGCAGGTTTACTGGCAGTTTTGGTGGGGACTCGTTTGACGAAATTATTGAGTGCTGATGCTGTCTTGACGATCGGGACTGGCTTGGCTGGAGCTGGTTTTGGCTCTAGTGTCGCAGGTACCTTGACGATTGGGACTGGTTTTGCCACCTCTGGTTTTGGCTCTACCTTAGCGGGAGTCTTGACGATCGGAGCTACTTTTGGCTGTGGTGTGGGCTTTGCTGGTGGTTTTTCAGTATCGGTATCCACCATCGTAATTTCCATCGGCTCGTCGATCGCGGCGACAGGTTTCCACCACTGAGCGACTCCCGCGATCGCCACAATGTGGAACACTAGCGAGCCACCTACCCCAGCCAGTAAGATATTTAGCAGATTTTTGTCGGCATTCTGTCTGGATGTAGCACTGAAACTCAATTGTTCCATAATTTTTAGGGATTTACACAGCAGGAATACAACTCTTGAGATATTATCATAAATAATTTTGGCTTGGGTCAAGCACTGTCACTTAGTTTCGATTCCACACTAGAATAGCTAAAATGCTTGCCCAGACGGTATTTTATCGATTGTTTTATCTCTATGATTTGTCATAACTCAGCAATAATGCCGAATAAATAATTGCAATAAATTATCAATAAATTATATCTTACTTGCTATGCTGATTATCAATCTAGCTAGCTCGGTAGAGCGCGAGAGAATTTACTTAGCATAGGAAGTGTCAATCGATACCTAATTTCCCCACTTCAGTTGAAATGCTTGATAACCGAGCATTCAGTTTGGCTCGATCGAAAGGTACGAAGTAACTTGAGAAATAATTGCTGGAATTTGAGAAATTCTCACATTCCGATAGCTAGATTCTCCATAGGAGCGGCTTTGCCAACGATTTTCCAGCTCGGAGGCTGCTGCTAAAGAGGTTTTGCCTACAGGTAAAACTACTAAATTAGGAGCTTGCTTGCAGCATTTAAGACAGCCAGTGGATTTTAAAGTCACACTGTCATTTAAGTCATGGCTATTTAATTGTTCTGCCAAAGCCGAGTATATTTCTTTGCCACCATTGTTGTGACAATGGGACTTTTGACAAATGAGGATCTTAACTTTTGGCTCGGTGACAGGAGCTGCGATCGTCGGCAGATCCTCTCCTGCGGAGCATTGAGCGGCACAAGACGCTACGCGCTCTACTTTTTCAATTGTAGATGCCTTAAATTTCCCATCTTTTTGGCTGCCTTCACAGCGGAGGCGATCGCCAATGGCTAATTTATACACCAGATCCATTCTGAGCTGCTTGGGCACCTTGATGATGACATCTCGATCGGCGGTTCTGAGGCGCAGATATTTGAGCTTGTAACCATCGATCGCCCAAACTCCTAAAAATTCACCTTCTAACTGAAAACAAATTTCATTAGTCATAAAGTAGCTCACTGCCATGACGAGCGGCTTGTAAAATCAAACAGCGATCCAACCAATCCACCAGTTGGCAGCGATCGAGTGATGGTTGTCGTGCCACGTTCCACACTTGAATAGCCGCTGTAGGCGTTTCTACAGATACTGTCAAAGGCTTACCTGTGGAACAGTTACAAGAAATTTCTAACTCTTGAAGACGATGATAGATCTGCCAGCGATCGCCCCAGGCTGTATCAATGGTGGCGATCCAGTCTGAGTAATTTACTTTTTTCATTCTTAACAGAGAACGATTTGCTTAAATTTAGAATACCCTAAATGATAATTAGAAGCAACAAGCTGGTATTTATACTCAGATCGATCGGGGTTAGTTCGAGCGATAACTCCCTGAAAGAAGCTAAGGCACCCGATTTTAGACCGCTCGATCCCTGCAATCCTGTTACTAAAATTTATCAATAGCGGACTTACTCGATTCCCCACCGGAGCGGCGACACCAAGGCTCAATCGCATCCTGAATATTAGTTGCAATAAGGTTTACAGAGCACTCCTCGACCCAAATCGATCGTGTTAAGATCTTGGGTTATTGACTGCTGTTCTAAATCGATCGATAGTGATTGGCTGTAAAAGTATCGAATAGTCTAGTTAAAAATTAACTTTTAAAAAATAGAGAGCGAGAAATTTATGACAACAACACAGAGCTTAATGCGTGGATTTGGTGAAGTAGGAGCTAATGTCGTGGGCTTAGATCTCACGGTAACTGAACCAGTCTGTGAGGGCTTAAACGTCGCTTTGGCAAGTTTTCAGGCTTTGTATTTGCAATATCAAAAACATCACTTTGTTGTAGAAGGCGCAGAATTTTACTCGCTGCACGAGTTTTTTGAAGATAGCTATGGGCAACTCAAAAGTCACGCTCATGACGTTGCCGAACGTTTAGACGGCTTAGGCGGAGTTCCGGCGGCGAGTTTTACTAAGCTGGCGGAACTTTGCTGTTTCACCTCTGAAGCTGATGGTGCGTTTAACTGTCGGATAATGTTAGAAAATGACTTGGTTGCCGAACAAGCAATTATCGCACTGCTCCGCAGTCAAGCCAGTCAAGCTGAAAGTTTGGGAGATCGGGCAACGCGGTATCTATACGAACAAATTCTGCTCAAAACTGAAGAAAGAGCTTATCATATCGGTCACTTTTTGGCTCCCGATACCTTGGTAAGATCTCTAAATTAACCCAAGTTGCTACCTATAGAACGCCTACGATTGAAATCGTGGCTAATGTTGCAAAGTCCGCCTTTGCGGACTAATAAACTAGTCCGTGAAGGCGGACTTTGCATTCCGTTCGCGGAGCGTCTGCCTTCGCAGAGGAGCGGTTTATAACCGCTTAGGTTGTAGGTAGCAACTTGGGTTAAATTAAGAGCTGAAATTTAGATGGTGGAAATTTCCACCATCTAGCATACATCGATTAACCGAGCTGAATTTAGCGATAGATTTGACGTAATTGTTTGGTGGCGCGATCGATCGCGGTAACACTACCAGGATTGACTAATCCGTAATAATCAAATACGTACACCCGATTATTTTTAGTAGCTTTGAGGTTTTTAAAAAGTGGATTGGCTTTCACCTTAGCAATATCGGTACCAGGCGCATTAATTAAAATAATCACATCAGGATCGATCGTGACTACTTTTTCTGGCGAAAGGGTTAAATAACCTGCAAATTGACTTTTTCCCTGAAGATCGGCAATGACATTTTTTACCCCAAATTGAGTTAATAAGTCTCCCGCCCAACTTTTACTATTTGGGGCGAGTAGCGGCTGGTCGCTAGCTAAAATCAATGTAGAGGCTGTTTTAGTCGGTTTTGGTTTAAAATAACCTTGATAAGATTTTAGTAGTGGTGCAGAGTCGGCTTGCAAAGAGCTAGCTAATGTTTTCGTTAACTCTGATAGAGCTTCCCAGCGATCGACTTTAGTTGCTAAGGTGGGAATGCCACTATTTTGGAGTTGTGCTAAAACGCCATCGTGCATTCCAGCGGCACCAATGACTAAATCTGGTTTGAGGGCGACGATTTTTTCGAGATTGGGTGGGGTGCGTCCTTCCGCGACGCGGGGTAATTTACTAAAAGCCGGATTTTTTTCGAGCAACGTACTACCCGTAATCCCCACTAGTCTAGTCGGACTCAGGCGATTGGTAATATCAGCACTCAAAGAGGTAAGTGCGACTACTCGTCGAGCGTTATTGACTTTGGTAATGAGCTGCGGCGGTGGAACTGTGGTTGCGGGAGTAGGAATTGCAGTGGCAACAGTGGCTTTAACCTCTTTTATCGACGAGCGATTTGAGGTATTTTGGCAACCAGTCAGCCACAATAAGCTGCTTAAAATTAGCAGTCCACCCATTCCATAGACAGATAAGGAAGTTATTTTTGACACGATCGTATTCATGAGTGATAAGGAGATAGATAATATCGCGATCTGATGAAAATTTTCCGACTATATTTCTCAAAATCTAATTCCCAAACTAGCTGCAACGCTAAACCCTGGCTGAGTATACAAATCTAAGATCGAACTATTTGCCGCTACCCCGCGCACGTCGGATGCTTGATAATATTTAGTATTGAAAATATTAAATAGCCCAAGATTGAGGGTGGTATCGGGTGAAAAGTTATAATAGCTTAATAGGTCGAAATTGGTATAGCCAGGTGTTTTGAATCCGGTGGGCGTAGTATTGCGATCTTTAGCACTAACTAGCGTCGTCACTAATTCAGTCCCCCATCGCTCGTCGCTCGATCGATAGCGCAATCCTAACACGGCTTTAAATGGATCGATCGAGTCTAATGGCTGATTGGTTTCGAGATTAGTTCCTTTAATTAAAGCCGCACTCGCCAGTAAACTAAATCCGCCTGGTTGGGGACTAAATTTATACTCTCCTCTGGCTTCTACTCCAGAAATTTCCGCCCCTTTAATATTTTGAGCTTGAAACTGATTGAGGGTTTGTCCGCCAATCGATGCAGTCCCAATTTGCACGGTATCGATAAAATTATCGTAACGATTATAAAAGCCAACCACACTACCTTTGAAACTGACCCCATTTGTCTTCAAACCAATTTCAAATCCGTCCCCAGTTTCTGGTTTGAGATTGGCATTAGGAATCGCAGTATATTGTTGAGCAAAGTTAGTGAATGAAATTGCCGCATCATCATAAGGTGGACTCCGAAATCCTCGCGCATATTGAGCGGTAATTGATGTTTCAGGACTGAGTTTATAGACAACACCAATTTTTGGAGAAATCGCCGAAGCCGTTAACTCTCTAACCTCATCGACACGCCCACTCAGAACGCCAACCCGCCGAAAATCAGCATCGTTCGAGTTGGGATTGAGGTTGTAATAATCATAACGAACAGAAGGAATGATACTCAATCGACCGTTAGCTAACTCGATTTCATCTTGGAGATAGATCCCCAAGCGGGTAGTCTTAGTTGGTGGGAAAGTCCGATTTGGAAAGGCTTCGCCGCCGACATTTTTGGTTTGGGTAGCTGTAGTGAGGTTAAATTCAGTATTGTCGCGGGATCTAATCGTATCTGTGACATTTACTTCTATTCCATACACCAACTTTTGACGAATATCGTTACCACCGAGATTAGTTTCTAACTGAATATCTCCACCCACAATGCCCTGACGGAAGGTATTAAATGGCGTGCGTCGCCGCAGTGAAGTTCCGGCGGCACTACTAACCGTCCGCAATTCGGTAGACTCTTCGGTAGTATTGGCATTTTGATAATAGATATTCGATCTAATCTTCTGAACGCCGCTCCCAGTCGGATTACTATATACATAGCCCAAACTCACGCGCCCGCGAGTGTTATTATCGTCAGCCGTCTGACTCGTGCGGTTGACTGTTTGCCCCGGCGCACCCGGTAAAGCTCCCAGGCTACTATTAACCGTTGTCAACGTCCGCCTGTCGAATAATTCGCCTGTCAAAATGAGCTGATTTTGGGGATTGAGTTGATAAGCAACCTTCCCCACCAGATTATTACCCGTCACAGTTTGAGGATTTGCCGCAATATTGCCCAGATTGCTCGTCTCGCGTCCATCTTGGCGGGTATAACAAATAGATGTGCTAATATCGCCGCGTTTATCGGCGAGGACGATATTTTGACTCAGGTTGCGACTCGCGCCGATATATGTCGCCTTTACCTGCTGGCTAATATTTCTGCCCTGCAAATAATCTTCAGGATCTTTGGTGGTATAAGCTACCACACCGCCGAGCGCATCGCTGCCATACAAACTCGATGCCGAACCGCGTAAAATTTCGATTCGTTTGATACAGTCAAAATCGACTAAATTGCGATTGGTATTCGTCATCCCCAGAATATCTGGCAATCTAATCCCATCGACTAACATCAATACCCGATTGCCCTCAATCCCCCGAATATTCACGCTGCCATTGCCAGCTCTAGCCGGACGATTATCTACCGATACTCCTGGCTCGTACCGGATTGTATCGCCCAAATTGCGAACGAAATTTCGATCCAAATCTTGCCGATCCTGTACCGATACCGTACTGGGGGAATCCTTGAGCGCGCGGCGGGTACGAGTGCCGATGACGGTGATTTCTAGTTCTGTGTCTGCTTGTGGCTCGACGGTGGCGTTGGGGATATTGACTTGCGAGACTAGTTGGGGTAACAACTGAGGCTGAATGGCTGTCTGGCTCAAACCGCTTGGCACGCCAAATAATAGCCAGAGGCTATTGCCAAGGAGTAAATAACGTTTCATGATGGAGATGTTGTTTTTTAGTGCTGGGTAGAGTGCGTTGCCAAAGCTTCCCCAATAGCAAATCTTTGCTCATTGAGTCGAGGTAAGCGATTGCACTGTATCCATTTTTGTAATTAGTTTACAGTAGTTGCTAATTATTATCAAGAAGCCTGTTGTAAATATTTGAATCGATCGCCAGCTAAAAATATTTCAGTCCCTTTGAACGCTAGAGTTATTGGCTACCGATCGATCCTTGCCCAGCTCCTCAGTTGCAGGAGGCGAAAGAGCGAATCAGATTCTCCACAGGAGAGGCTACGCCAACGATCGCATAGAGCCAGATCTAAACCAAGAATATTTAGGAGATCTCTAAGCTAATTATTGAAAGTATTATTCAATAGAGCGATCTTCAGGCGGATAATACAATTCCGCTCTCAAAACCCAGCCTGTTTGTTGCTGCACGTAAGCGTGGGTACTCATGCCTTGCTGCTTCGCCGTTCGAGCGACTTGCCGATAATCCCAACCCATCAGTTCGCACAGTTGACGCTGCCGCAACCCTCGATCCGGCTCAAATCGTTCGCGGCGCGTGGGCTTTGCCCAATCTAGATTTTGGTGGGACATCATCCTACTGAATTCCGGCTAACGGACAAATCTGCAAACCTACGGGAGTATCGATAATCGCCACATCTACCCCAAATACCTCCGCGATCGTTTCGGGGGTAATTACCATTGCAGGAGTGCCCACGGCGATGAGAGAGCCATCTTTAAGCATCGCCAACCTGTCGCTATATCGAATTGCGAGGTTCAGTTCGTGGAGGACGGTAACGATCGTTAATTCTTGTTGCTGTTGCAAGTCTTTGAGGAGCGTCAACAATTCTAACTGATAGCGCAGATCTAAATAAGTAGTGGGTTCGTCGAGTAATAACACTTTGGGGTTTTGAGCCAGAGCTAAAGCCAGAAATGCCCGTTGACGTTCGCCACCAGAGAGATCTTCAACCGATCGATCCGAAAACTCCACTACCTGTGTTAATATCATGGCTCGATCGACTTGCGCTCGATCTACTCCACTCAATTCCCACTGATACCAAGGTTGATGCGGAGTTCGCCCCAAACTAACTAATTGCCTGACGGTTAAGCCACTCGGTACCGTTTGTTGCTGGGGCAATAGAGCCATCTTCTGGGCGACAATATTCGGGGCTTCGGTATGAATTGCCTTACCATCGAGCCAGACAATCCCTTGTTGGGGTGAGAGTAAACGACTGAGGAGTTTGAGTAGGGTAGATTTACCAGATCCATTACCACCCAATAAACTCAACCATTCACCGCGATCGAGTTGCAAATTTAATTGATGAATAATCGATTTTGTTTGATACCCACCAGTCAAATTTTCGGCAATTAATAGAGATTGATTCATGTCAATTATTTTAGCGATTTACCATAATGTGTGCGACGGATCGATCGCCATGAAATCCGGCATTTTATAATTCCTTGAAATCTACTAAGATCGAGCGGTAACTCATCATCAAAGCCGACTAGCTTGACGTTGATATAATAACCAAATAAATACTGGCGAACCGCATAGAGCCGTCACCACGCCGACAGGCAACTCAACCGATCCCATCCGCGCCAACAGATCTGCCAACGTCAGTACCAACGCCCCACCGATCGCCGATAGTGGTAATAACCAGCGATAATCGTTACCAACCAACATCCGAATCCCGTGGGGAACAATTAACCCGATAAACCCAATCAAACCCGCCACACTTACCGCGCTCCCCGCGAGTAAACTAGCTACCAGTCCGATCGCGAGTCGAGTGCGTACCAAAGATACACCCAAACTCATCGCCAACTCATCCCCCAGACTGAGGAGATTAATCGATCGACCTAATAAACACCCCGCTAATAAGCCTACCACCACGTAAGGACTCGCCACTTGAACGATCCACCAACCGCGCCCATTCAGACTGCCTACCAACCAATTTAACGCCGACTGGAGCCGACTTTCATCGTTTAAGAGCAGCATCATCGTCTGCATCGCCCCAAATAGCGAACTAACGGCAATCCCCGCGAGTACCAACCGCTCGGCGGTAATCGTCCCCGCCCGATAGCCTAAAATATAAACGATCGCGGCTGTCCCCATCGCCCCCAACCATGCGCCTAAAGGTAGATACACCGAGGCAACCGAGAAGGTAATACAGGCGATCGCCACTAACCCCGCACCTGCCGAAATCCCCAGCACGAACGGATCGGCTAAACTATTGCGGAGCATCCCTTGTAATAAACCGCCCGACATCCCTAAAGCGGCTCCGACGATCGTTGCTGCTAAAATACGCGGTAATCGCAAATCCCAGATAATTGTCTGATTCTGAGCTAAACCTCGATCGCCTAAAGCTTGCCAGACTTCATGTAGGGTCAAAGGTACAGAGCCTTGACAGAGTGAGAATAGCATTCCGATAATTAGTACTATCGATAATCCGAGGGTAATTGCGGGTTTAGCATCGAGCTTTTGACGACTCGATCGCGGTGGTACGTGAATTAGCTTTGACATTCGTTCGAGTTAATTAGAATTTTTCGTGCTTGTTATCT harbors:
- a CDS encoding MotA/TolQ/ExbB proton channel family protein, coding for MDNLIKIFNAGGFVMYPLLLGSILVIALAIERLNFWIKIGRRQTPMIRTILDLYQNRSPLVFDKLERERDLPIARIFMAGIGLKDATPDEFRLALESESHAEIPILRRFISVFDAIIGLAPLLGLLGTVTGLIASFDSLKIGQSVGAGSNNVVGGISEALISTATGVIVAVIASLCANLFRALYQRQLSQIQESTGQLELIHRRNWQQPG
- a CDS encoding MORN repeat-containing protein, which gives rise to MNYLRILTTGAIGVAAAICQTHLAIAASITLPDGSKCEGEVSKGVLNGQATCQYASKDTYTGTFKDGKFSGTGKYTFAAGGSYQGAFKDGQIEGKGVRIYPDGDRYEGEFSKGEPNGIGNYIAAGGGGYQGEFKNGSPAGKGTFTFKNGDRCTGIVTNTQLNGAGTCEYKNGNSYQGNLANDKPDGKGTMTFADKSTYTGEFKAGQFAGTGTRKYKNGNVYTGTFVNGSPSGKGSLTLASGDNYTGDFAAGKFNGTGTYKFKNGDSYTGEFKDSKFAGTGIIVTEGNRCEGEFSNGELNGKATCKYKGGEQFTGEFKNGDREGKGVLTSANGSKIEGTWKAGKMQ
- a CDS encoding (2Fe-2S) ferredoxin domain-containing protein, with the protein product MTNEICFQLEGEFLGVWAIDGYKLKYLRLRTADRDVIIKVPKQLRMDLVYKLAIGDRLRCEGSQKDGKFKASTIEKVERVASCAAQCSAGEDLPTIAAPVTEPKVKILICQKSHCHNNGGKEIYSALAEQLNSHDLNDSVTLKSTGCLKCCKQAPNLVVLPVGKTSLAAASELENRWQSRSYGESSYRNVRISQIPAIISQVTSYLSIEPN
- a CDS encoding ABC transporter ATP-binding protein; protein product: MNQSLLIAENLTGGYQTKSIIHQLNLQLDRGEWLSLLGGNGSGKSTLLKLLSRLLSPQQGIVWLDGKAIHTEAPNIVAQKMALLPQQQTVPSGLTVRQLVSLGRTPHQPWYQWELSGVDRAQVDRAMILTQVVEFSDRSVEDLSGGERQRAFLALALAQNPKVLLLDEPTTYLDLRYQLELLTLLKDLQQQQELTIVTVLHELNLAIRYSDRLAMLKDGSLIAVGTPAMVITPETIAEVFGVDVAIIDTPVGLQICPLAGIQ
- a CDS encoding energy transducer TonB family protein: MEQLSFSATSRQNADKNLLNILLAGVGGSLVFHIVAIAGVAQWWKPVAAIDEPMEITMVDTDTEKPPAKPTPQPKVAPIVKTPAKVEPKPEVAKPVPIVKVPATLEPKPAPAKPVPIVKTASALNNFVKRVPTKTASKPAPKSVEPPLKAVTPPAFPDKLFKPEQPPATTPVTPKPKVAKSPTFTTPQPKQPKIATEPQPETPVSETRSRLATDSPNRKLATRSTDTPTPNQEQDFGQVTPSKVNAPTEEITPSNNNQSGLAGTPTNSSKLASKLAANNPSSPTEDNFGEVAPSKIKTPTTDDFAGSNNNQSGLAGKPTSGKKLGTRLAGNTPSPNTASDDNFGNIAPSKVNAPTNNDFARANNNQSGLAGKPTSGGKLGTRLAGNTSSPNNANNGAPSGVAQGNSWRATRAEPGAGLKPNSGNGSGDAGGKAFGLQCINRCEISGLTDLEDRDGGKDKLRIKIAIDPQGNVTSASIVKSSGNSTIDRVTIDGVKQMQFSPPGKVLERVVKANILL
- a CDS encoding TonB-dependent hemoglobin/transferrin/lactoferrin family receptor, whose product is MKRYLLLGNSLWLLFGVPSGLSQTAIQPQLLPQLVSQVNIPNATVEPQADTELEITVIGTRTRRALKDSPSTVSVQDRQDLDRNFVRNLGDTIRYEPGVSVDNRPARAGNGSVNIRGIEGNRVLMLVDGIRLPDILGMTNTNRNLVDFDCIKRIEILRGSASSLYGSDALGGVVAYTTKDPEDYLQGRNISQQVKATYIGASRNLSQNIVLADKRGDISTSICYTRQDGRETSNLGNIAANPQTVTGNNLVGKVAYQLNPQNQLILTGELFDRRTLTTVNSSLGALPGAPGQTVNRTSQTADDNNTRGRVSLGYVYSNPTGSGVQKIRSNIYYQNANTTEESTELRTVSSAAGTSLRRRTPFNTFRQGIVGGDIQLETNLGGNDIRQKLVYGIEVNVTDTIRSRDNTEFNLTTATQTKNVGGEAFPNRTFPPTKTTRLGIYLQDEIELANGRLSIIPSVRYDYYNLNPNSNDADFRRVGVLSGRVDEVRELTASAISPKIGVVYKLSPETSITAQYARGFRSPPYDDAAISFTNFAQQYTAIPNANLKPETGDGFEIGLKTNGVSFKGSVVGFYNRYDNFIDTVQIGTASIGGQTLNQFQAQNIKGAEISGVEARGEYKFSPQPGGFSLLASAALIKGTNLETNQPLDSIDPFKAVLGLRYRSSDERWGTELVTTLVSAKDRNTTPTGFKTPGYTNFDLLSYYNFSPDTTLNLGLFNIFNTKYYQASDVRGVAANSSILDLYTQPGFSVAASLGIRF
- a CDS encoding ExbD/TolR family protein, producing MRLLTDAEDRAPEVNIVPLMDVIFAILTFFVMTSLLLSRTEGLPVNLPGASSGKSQDQTKIVVTIDPQGAISLNRQPTDLATLTPKIEALGAKNEGALVVINADEKVGHGQVVAVMDRVRQIPGVKMGIATKRK
- a CDS encoding Dps family protein, with product MTTTQSLMRGFGEVGANVVGLDLTVTEPVCEGLNVALASFQALYLQYQKHHFVVEGAEFYSLHEFFEDSYGQLKSHAHDVAERLDGLGGVPAASFTKLAELCCFTSEADGAFNCRIMLENDLVAEQAIIALLRSQASQAESLGDRATRYLYEQILLKTEERAYHIGHFLAPDTLVRSLN
- a CDS encoding Asr1405/Asl0597 family protein, which codes for MKKVNYSDWIATIDTAWGDRWQIYHRLQELEISCNCSTGKPLTVSVETPTAAIQVWNVARQPSLDRCQLVDWLDRCLILQAARHGSELLYD
- a CDS encoding ABC transporter substrate-binding protein; protein product: MNTIVSKITSLSVYGMGGLLILSSLLWLTGCQNTSNRSSIKEVKATVATAIPTPATTVPPPQLITKVNNARRVVALTSLSADITNRLSPTRLVGITGSTLLEKNPAFSKLPRVAEGRTPPNLEKIVALKPDLVIGAAGMHDGVLAQLQNSGIPTLATKVDRWEALSELTKTLASSLQADSAPLLKSYQGYFKPKPTKTASTLILASDQPLLAPNSKSWAGDLLTQFGVKNVIADLQGKSQFAGYLTLSPEKVVTIDPDVIILINAPGTDIAKVKANPLFKNLKATKNNRVYVFDYYGLVNPGSVTAIDRATKQLRQIYR